The DNA window TCTGGGGTCCATAAATACAAACAACTGAACATGAGACATAAATGTggactttaaacacaaacagttgTTGTTGACTTCACTGTGCAGAATAATGagtttattttcacattaatctgctttttttttgcgCTCAGCTTAAATCTCTCTTAAAGTAGAACACATGTTCAgcttttaaaacagaaaaatatttggTTATTCTTAGATTCAGTTTGTAGcaggagtttttttaaagatgttagttataaacaaaaaaaataacacgaggaatattaacccattgacgcctaaaacttcctgtaaaacctctgggcgattttaaaatcagcccctaaaacctgaagtttttctggaaattcatcAGAAGtttcaacgcttctactaaataatagatttttcagcctctgcagcagatagaaatgaaattcaaaaagtatttgagagcttatacaaatactacaaaacgacgtaaacactttccaggcttcaatgggttaaatagaacaaaagtacagtaaaataaaactgGTTTAACAccaatgagtgtaaagctaaaACACTAGATTTGATTCATCTTTTCATCAACTTTGGCCTTTCTAACAAGCATTTCTTAAACTTCAAAACCACCCCCTGCTCAGTCTGCTGCTATAGAACCTCATCCTTTTCTTCTAAAGGGGTAGAAAGTTAAGGAGGCCTTTTAAAATTAAGAAAGCAACAGAGCAAAACCTTCCTTTGTCGGCCAGCACTGCTGTGAACTCATGCAGCACCAAGCTTCGGTCCAGGATGCCAAGCTCCACTGGAGCCTGGGAGGCCCGTCAGTCTGGCCTGCAGGCTGCTTTCACACCAGGTTTATCTACGGCACGACGATCAGGAGGATTAGAGCTGTAACTGATAGCAACAAGCCTGCTCATGGCCTTTTGAACATGCTGTCAgaggccaggagagagagaaagtgatgcCTGAAGAGCCGAGTGGAGGCCAGCCAGTGTTTTCAGGTAGGGACAGTCTTCCAAACATATAGAAAGGAGGCGAAATGCACCTTTATTTAACTTCTTATTATGTTTTAGGTGTTGTTTAGATATagatttacattgtagattctcactgaaggcatcaaaactatgaatgaacacatgtggaattatgtacttaacaaaaaaagtgtgaaataactgaaaacatgtcttgtattttagattcctcaaagtaaccaccctttgcttactagaatataagacatgttttcagttatttcacacttttttgttaagtacataattccacatgtgttcattaatagttttgatgaaaataaaggaaacgctttgaatgagaaggtgtgtgtccaaacttttggcctgtactgtataaaggAGGAGAAATGCACCTTTATTTAACTTCTGATTATGTTTTAGGTGTTTTATATTGTGTAATAATTAATTTAGTTGAcataatattgtttattgtttcatagcaccgacatttttatactgtatattcatatttattctgcactggaattctattctactccttaatacatactccttctttagacactttattttttattatattttattgtatttttatattttattgcttgaagtatgcctaggttgttctttttatttaattgtgttgttattgtctctgtgtgtaatgctgctgctacactgtaatttcccagcttgggataaataaagtctatctatctatctatctatctatctatctagatagatagatagatagatagatagatagatagatagatagatagatagatagaagctgggaaattacagccaagctgggaaattacagaaatTACAGTTTGATGTGTGAGCTGAGATGTTGGAACATATTTGCTCAGTGGGTTTTGAGACAgtccactttaaaaaatatcagaACTCTAATTGGCCTGAAATTTGGATGTAAAGAGAATTACAAAGGGGCAAAAACTATAGCTTTGTcattcagaaataaaaaaagatgtgagGCCTGTTTATGTGCatcattaaaacaataaagacatgactttacataaacatttgaCCTCATTTCTGCATGCAGAATGAGTGGAAACAGCGTCAATCTGTTTAAACTTTAGTATACAGCTGATCACAGAGCCAGCCTTCTGCATAAATATGTCAGTCTTGTTATTATCATTGACAGTAATGCTGTTTGCAAATATATTAAACAGTGTCAAATGAgacaataaaagcattaaaagtgTAAAAGCTTCCTGTTTTCTGAccagttcagtttttgttaaacATTTGTACCCAGATATCTGATAAAGTTAACAGTGTCTGATGTTGGTGATATGACTTTTCCTTTCAATAACTAGTTGAAGTTAAATGAGTGTTGAAAAGTCTCAGACAAGAGAACAATCATCAGTAAATCTTTGTCTGTCCATACTCACATCTTatatcacatttgttttaatgttttttctcttgtgACCTTCTTCAGAGTAAAGAAAAATAAGTCGTAAAGGCTGAATATGAAAGCAGAAGATTATCTAAGGAAGCTGTTTTTTGCTGTTAGATGACCTCTTAAAGATATTAGAGAGTAAAACATGAAattcaatatcctttatttaaccaggtaaaattcattgagattaaaatctctttttcaagaatgacctggccaagaaggcagcacctGATTGACAAACAAGGTTTCTGTTTCTCTTGGGTCTTGTTTactttgttatctttttttttttattaaagtatttatttaatttttaatttttcaacatataatacaaacacttaaaaacagCCAAGATAGACACCtaaaacagacaggaaaaaataaataaataaataaaaattaaattaaattaaattaaattaaattaaattaaattaaattaaattaaattaaaaattaaaaattaaaaattaaattaaataaaataaaaataaataaattaattaattaattaaaaaaaaaaacgaggacaacaacaacaacaacagacaacaacagacaccaaaaacagacaggaaaaaataaaaataaaaaaataaattaaattaaattaaattaaattaaatttaaaatttaaaatttaaaatttaaaatttaaagtttaaaatttaaaatttaaaatttaaaatttaaaattaaataaattaattaaattaaataaaaataaataaatacatttaaaaaaaaacaaacgagGACAACAACATATGCTTACTGTGACAAGTCCTTAATGTATTGAACAAAATAATCCCATACTAAATggaaattaaatggaaataacTTTGTTATCTTCACCAACTGGTGGCCATAGATgaagcatattttttatttcccatTGCCGTTTGGTGACTCTCTCTGCACTAATTCCCCCTTGTCCCTGCGGAAACAGAGCAGACAGAGTGGAAGAGGAAGTGTACTCTAACCTCAGAGCTCTGCTCgtccctcctccccctcaggGAGGTTTTGTAAAGCGGACAGGAAGCTGATGGTCCCGCTTGACCTCTGCTTTGTCTCCTGGCTCATCTCACATCTGGGCACCGACACAATGTAGAAGACAGCAGCATTCAGAGCGCCACAAAGCCAAAACCCTCTCATCTCCAGGCTGCACAGCCACCACAGGCTGAGATATGAAAGATTATTTTATTAgagatgttgttgttggttACCAGTGATAACCCTGAGCTCTCTGCTCCACTTTACTTCTGCTAGTAtaacatcagtggtggaagaagtatccagatcccgtacttaagtaaaagtactaatacaacactgtgaaatgactccactacaagtaaaagtcctgcattcaaaatttacttaagtaaaagtacaaaagtatcagcatcaaaatgtacttaaagtatcaaaagtaatagTACTCATTAtgccgaatggacccactcagattgttatatatatatatatcaagtatattattggattaatattatgatgtatttatgtaagcagcatgtaatttgatcaagttagggatcgttttaactatttaatatactgttacaaggtttaattaaaaaacaacaagtcaaatcactttaaatgtattttttatgttaaatctcgacctgtaaagtaactaaagctgtcagctaaatgtagtggagtaaaaaggacaatatttgcctctaaaatgtagtggagtagaagtataaagtgacataaaatggaaatactcaagtaaagtacaagtaagtcaaaattgtacttaagtacagtacttgagtaaatgtactttgttactttccaccactgcatttattgttctgtgtagctccaccaactatctctaatttgtatatgtaatttgtttatatttttctgttatgaaaacaataaaaataaatataaaatatatcaaaatgtacttaaagtatcaaaagtaaaacttgttatgccgaatggacccactcagattgttttatatattctaaatatattattacattatttgtattgatgattttatgtaagcagggttttaattttgtaaagatatggctcatttaagtacttaatatactgttataagatttgattaaataaaaaaagtctaatcaccttaaattgatcatatgtttatgttgaatctcgacctgaaaagtaactaaagctgtcagctaaacaaacaatatttgcctcaaaatgtagtggagtagaagtatatatttagagaaaatataaacactcaagtaaagtacaagtacctcaaaattgtacttaagtacagtacttgagtaaatgtacttagttacattccaccactgtataacATCAACATGACTTCATCATATCATCCTAAACTGAGCTGACATTTATTCCATTTGCTTGTCATACACACATGAAGGTTCTTTGGTATGGAGATAATTATATGTGAAATGCtgatcaattttatttatcaaataatatgaatactttatttttgaatagggacagtgcacattaataaacattgatagacatctttgtaaatatgctaTAAGATTCTACACCTCGAAAAACAAGAAAGCTTGACAAGTTTTGGCaaatctggaaggttttctgtaatttccttgAGAAAAATGATATTGAAGTAGATGGCTGGAATGATGAGCTGAactgaagatttttttatttttttattttatcttgatttagcaTATACATTTAGAGCTTTACGTATGTATATATTCattgacttatttttttatttatttaaaaaaaattaaatttctctttctctctttctttccccagttatttatttatttatttttttttatcataattattgctatcattattattatttttcttgtatgtgccttcttgttctatgttgttcaccgtttgtaaattaacaaaatgtgcaataaaaaatatgtttaaaaaaaataaatatggtggattatagcaaggctgctGGTTTGCAtccctaaaaaattaaaaataaatacaaatataaaagacagcaagtacataggtaagatacaaattgaggagacaacacacacacacaacacaacacacaccagCCCACCAGACAgatatgcaataaaaagtaatgttcaagtccagttagtgcattttcatgtgatttgagccattgtttcagatttcctttaaaagaaggATCCATATGTCAAAATCAAAAGCCAGAACATGCTCGTGTAACTCTCCTGTGATATGCTTATAACatggtttttatatttatatttattaagcATTAAACCAGTCACGGAACTCACTGAAATAGaaacatatacagtcattgTATTGGTTTTAATTAGGAGGCTGAgacgtttttgtgtcttttttctaaattattttCACAGGCTTATAAGACTTGACATAGTCTTTTCATTTGAATCAGCTTATTTACATCTTTCTATTACAGGTCATATGCAAGACTGTGTCGCGTTTCTGTCTCAAACAATAATCCAACGATTGGGCCCAAAGCATTCCCACCTGtttttcattcatgttttatttttgcagcaTGATTTAATATAGGTTAAAGTCAGAATTATTTTTGAGAAGACGCAGCAGAAAGTCTTCTCTGTCCTGAGCGCTTCTGTGATAAATCAATAGGCTACTATCCAgggttgtttttattcttacgCTACCAATCCACATCGCATGCATTATTTGTAATAATTAAATAGCATTACATTAATATTAAGAATACATGACGTGCATAATAATATCTAATATCGTCTACGATACATAACTAACGCCTCACGTGGATGataatggagtaaaaagcagCATTCTGTCACTCAGCATCATCATACATCAAAGACAATGTCTTTTATTATATTCATAACTCAGTGTGGGCCTAATCTGATCttctgatcatgtttttaagcCACCTTTATGTTCTGATGTtttaagtatgtgtgtgtgtgtgtgtgtgtgtgtcagcagtaGCTTCACTCTATTATGACACAGGTATAAACACAGGTAtgatttatagattttatatatatttatttatcacaaGTCAAACCTCGTATCTATTTCTAATGGTTTAGATGGTTTAGAGGTCAGGTAACAAGCATGTAGCGCTCAGAAACCTTCAGCAGTAAAACGTAGTGAACATCACtcaactcgcggcccgcgggccataTACGGTCCGCCCAAGCTTCCAGCCCGGCCCGCAGAATAGTAGCCAAataaattcagaaaatgtgaggaggaaaaaaatgtattggtaTCGCTtcgtaataaggtccttaataaccattaattaacaagtaataagacattgttctcgctttagatcctgTAGTTGCTAAAAGCATagtaacttatagttaacttataatagatgagcaataaagtatattttaatatcaataagcaaacaaaataagattaataaaggcatggcaaagacataatgggtgggtcatgggtgtttgtaatgccattattaacacttatataagcttataaacacacaataatgttaataagcatcttgtaaggacttacaagggccttattacttgttaattaatggttattacaaggaccttaatagaAAGCGTTACCAGTGTATTGTGGTATTCTGGTAATCATATTCACAATGACGTTTCCTTAacacagttttttgttttttttttgtttttgtttttatagtgAACTGCCTCCTTGGCTGAAgtttgacagtattttttaagtttagtCTAGTTATCATTATGGATTTCCCATGTTTATCAGGAGTCTGTTGACACTGATCTAGGCaattaaaaataacatcaatttagtaattaaatgaaaatatccAACAATGACGTAGcctacattatattttatttattttgaagtcCGCCACCAACAGAAGTCCGTTTATCTTCAGCTTCATAAAAAATTCAAGGATGCGAAAAgtaaaattaataatgaattGTCACTTTTGACTGTTTTTCCCCGTTAAAACACGCTCCATTTACATTGTTAATGGttgcttttcattttacatGCGGTGATCTCATAAACGATCCTCTTTTCAGCAGCTCGACCATTTCTTTAAAACTAGAAGAACTAGAACTTTTTGTACCGTTTCTATATGAAAGCTCAGATGACAGAATTTTGTTATAGCCTATATGTTTATATGGCTCATTAGGTAATACCGACACAGCCGATAATGGGTTGCTAGGATTCATACTCTTAGCCTTAGTTGATTCTCTacggtttttaaaaaatatatattttttaaactgtagacCTACTGCATTAAGACCTTGTTAGCGCTCTCCCTGCAGTGTTTGAATTGTCAGAGTGTATAAAATCCCTGGCACACCTTTCTGACTAAACCTTACTTATTATCAGTGGATGGGGAATTTTCAGTGTAAAAGCCCGTCAAATGTTTTAGCATTTCATTTTGTTGCCGACTTCTTCAGTCATATTTCCTATTTGATCTGCATATTAACTTAagacaaaaagtgtttttgaagcCGTGTGGAAATTCAGGCTACTTTTTCATTTACAAGCTTTTTCACATGACATGAAGACGTGTTTTCTTCTATGTTCACCTACAGTAAGAGCAGATAGAGAAGCCACAAtactctctctcgctctttctttgtgtgtgtgtgtgtgtgtgtgtgtgtcactgtcagCAGTTAAGCAGTGCTCCGTTCAGGTACAGCACCAAACTTAAAACACCTCTGGAAtacaacacaataataatacaatgatAGAAGAACAAAGaacacacaacatcacagaACATGGCgtgtcgtgtgtgtgtttttgtataagTGCTCTCATTTTCCtccgcatatatatatatatatatatatatatatatatatatatatatatatatatatatatatatatatatatatatatatacagtcatctCTCCAAATTGATTTTTCCATGGTGTTCCAATGGTCTTGGTGTGTTGACGTAATAGGGTTTTTGACCATTTATATCCACTTTCACATTTCAAAATAGCATTAATCGCAGGAACTGAGaggaactccacacagaagggcCCCAAGCCAGATTTGAACCTGCAACCCCCTTTCTGTGAGACATAACTGAGCATGGGAATGGACTTCAAAAATCATGTCTGATTTATGTTTCTTAAtatgtttaattaattgattagcaAAATTTGCTGATCTGCATCTGAAATTAATCTGTAAGTTCCCAGTTTTCAGATGTGTACACTACTTCTAtgttatgtgtgcatgttttatcCTGCTGAGCCATGAAAGGCACAGTCTGTGATCAAATGTGAACAGTAAATTAGACactagaaaacacaacaactgtTGCTTATTTCACATCAAAATACCAGGGAAATATGTATATGATCCAAAATTTACTGCATTAGCATTTCTAAGGGAAAGGTTCAGCACTCCGAatcctattttttttccctcaaacTTTTTATTAATTCCCTCAAGCTGTGAAATGGTCATTCATTTTTAGTTTAATGCAAATTAGGCCTTTCCCAACACAAGCAGCTGTGCATTCTCAAAGTTTATTGCAATCTCTTCTTCCTTGAACctttaaacatgaaatatgaaGTGCATGGATGATTgttttgtatgattttatttCCAGTAAACTGGGTTAAATCACTTTGGACAAACAAATATCTTgtcacacatcaacacatcaacTTATCTGTGCGGACATTGCAATGATTGGAAGATGAACATTAAAGAAGCtggacttttttctcttttttttaaaaccctaTTCAAAGTTTATCCTTGCCTACACATGTTGGAGTAGCGTAATAAGAAATTTCCGCTGTACCCTGAATGCCTCATAAAGTGACTGGGTGGATTGGATTAATCTGCGTCTCCAGGGAATTCCGGGATCCTCACATGACACCAGATCTCCTCTTTATTGGTCCGAGGCACGTGTCTTAGAGAGCCGTAGTACTACGTCATCACAGCGTCTCGCAGCCAATCAGAAATGAGAACCAAAATCTGTAGTGAAAGTATTTGAGCGGCGTCTTTATCAGGCACTTTGGTTCTGCTGGAAGCATCAATAATTGTGTGCAGGGAGCCGGACAAATTAAATAGACTCCAGTTTATTAAAACCCTTCTCActgattttaaatgaaaaacaggaTCGAGTTGAGCCATGAGGAGTTTTACCACAAACTGAAGcatgattttctttctttctttgtgcgtttttacagcaaaaacaatataaactaGTCCACCAAGAAGGAGGAGAAcatcattttgccttttttttttttttgagtgagaAATATCGTAAATAATTGAAAGTGAACAGGACAAAACGGAATTGGAATTACTGATTTAAGGgcgcagaaaaaaaacaggtgcTGGGGAGATCAAGCTGCATCATTATGGAGGAAAATGCTCGCCGAGACCCAGAGCAGCCAGAGGACTCCGGAGATGAGTCCAACCGGGCCATCCTGCCTCTCCTCCAGCCTCCTGGCAACCAGCAGTCCCACACCATCACCAACTTCTACATAGACAACATTTTAAGACCGGACTTTGGTCGAAAGAGGAAAAACGGGACTTTGGTCCGGGAGGGAGACAGTCTGGGAGTGATTATACGCAGAGAGGAGCTGAGAGGGAGAAAGTCTTCCAAAACTGGCAACCCGCAGCAGGGTGGAGCAGAAGGGGAGAAAAAGGAGGACACGGGAGCATCCGAGGAGCAGCATCCGGACACTGAGGCCCGGAGTCCGGACCTGAGGGCCGGGGACGAGGACCCGAAGGCCAGCTCGGCCCCTGCCTCCAAGCCGATGCTGTGGCCCGCCTGGGTCTATTGTACCCGCTACTCAGACCGGCCGTCCGCAGGTTGGTGCACAAATATActgcataaaagaaaaaataggcTGAatgaattgttgtttttttgtttgtttttaaagtgatgaaaacaaataggaaaaaaaagcttCGATTGCATCATTTTCAAGTTTAAACTGAGTGAGAGAAACAATTAAAAAGTGAGTGACATTTTATTCTGGGAGCTCTGCGACCCCCAACCCTActtataataatcatcatcataacACATTTTAGGCCTGTCTAAAAGgcctatttaaatatatatatagtgacaATACAGCGTCAAACAAACTACCTTAAAGGCACATTATAAAGTAGTCTGATTTGGGTTATTTTGGGTGGAATTTGATGTGGATTTTGTCTTTCAAACAACGATTAAGTGCACGAGACGGCGTGCTATTATCGAAAAATCTGATGGAAAAATAAGTTGGAATTTAAGAAGAGtcgaaagtaaaataaaaaatgtgcagaagtGAAGTAAAACCAAGTTTAACGCCATTGTTCCTCAGTCCTCTTTGTTGATATGGCATTAGcatattttttttgacaatggGGGGTCTAAAAGTGAGGCCGTGTGTCCCACAAGACCAGATTCAATTTAAAATTCTGATCACAACTTCAATCACCCGCCAATGAAATAAAACGTAATTTTGACAACATTTCCATGTAATAAACATACTGTGGAATTATTGTAGGCTATTATATGAATTTTTTCATAAAGCGTATAGGCTATAAAGCGTTTTTCTTTCTATTGTCGCCTCGCTCTGTGTGAGCTGTGCTGCTTTATTCCAGCATTGAAATgaatatagctatatatatttatttatctataaagGAAGTGGACCGTTTGCTCCAGGCTCTGCTTCATTTACAAGTGGACGCATGGTGCACTTGGAGTTTTTTCTTTGTCGTAATTTAGAAACCTTTTATTAAACTATGATTCTTAAAGCTATCAGCAGCAAAGCGGTGGTGCAGATATTATATCTAACTATCGAAATATAGTTTGGGGAAGCAGAAACAGACAGATCATGCTGTGGTTATTGTTGTatggagaaacaaaaaaagtttccatCGAGGTCCAGGCCCGAGCTGATGGCAGTGACCACAAAGGGCCTTTAAATAGGTCAGGAGGCACGAGGCCTGTTGGTACAAATAACAAGTTTAATAACAagttttatttgactttattggactttattattatcatctctCAGGACGCTTTGATGGCACGTTTGATTTAGGCCTGCTATACTTTTTTTGCACTTCATGTGCCTCAGCAGAAATAGATTTTCCCATTCATTCTCATTTTTATGACGTCATCACGATCGaaacattttattctaaatgacaTTATAGAAACAAAAGGGGTTATGATGGCTAGTATTAGGAATAGGaaagtactttttttaaatggagttcCTATGGCAACAGGGAGGGAAAGAAGCGCCTAACTCCCCATCCTCCATCATATCCTATAACCCCACCCCcatctgcacctcctcctcctcctcccgggCTCCTTCTGCAGCAGAGCCAGCAGCCTCTCACATAGCCTACTGCATTTAATTGCTACTTATTGTGGTTGGAATTAGAAGTTATGTTTATGAAGTATATAtcccagaatattttttttttacagattggTTGCTGAAAGTTAATTTCCATTGATGAAAGTCAGATTAAACCCATTTAGCTCATGGTAATAATGTTCCTGGAGAACAATCAAACAGACGACAACAATATGCATTCATATAGCCTATACATTTCATAATTTGAATTGTTATGCAGTTTATTTAGGCTACTAAAATGACTGATTGGGCCAGGAGGCTCTTTCTGACTGTTTCTCACCAATGTCTCGTGCTTCTTAAGGCATTAGGGTCAAATTCAAGGATCACaaataacaattaaatataaatgtgtaggcctatatattgttaatattatattattctatattataGCCTATTATTACAGTCATTATACAAAATAAAGTACTACCTAATAGGTTAAGTAAAATCTTATTATATGAAGCTAATTGTGATCAGACTGTTTATGTGTCCGCGTAAAAGCCTCACACATGAAACAAACAAGCCTGTTTCATTCAATagttgggatttttttaaatgtgacaaaTCTCTAAAGTACTTGTGTCTTCTCTGTGTGCTCCCCCCACCATAGGGCCCAGATCACGTAAGCCAAAAAAGGCACCAACCCCGAGTAAAGAGGACAAGCGGCCCCGGACGGCCTTCACCGCAGAGCAGCTCCAGCGGCTAAAGACTGAGTTCCAGAACAACCGGTACCTGACCGAGCAGCGCAGGCAGAGTCTGGCCCGGGAGCTGGGCCTTAACGAGTCTCAGATCAAAATCTGGTTTCAGAACAAACGGGCGAAAATCAAGAAGGCCACCGGGAATAAAAACTCTCTGGCGCTGCACCTGATGGCGCAGGGACTGTACAACCACTCCGCGTCCGGCAAGGACGGCAAGTCGGACAGCGACTAAAAGGAGGTCTGGGACCAGAAGGGGGGTGATGAACCATGCAATAAAATCATTTCAGTACCAGCATTCATATTTAAAAGTCAACCAGAGACAGATATCCTGTTTGTTCTTTGCGTGTGCGCGTCCTCAGGGCTGGAGTTAAGACGACGTCCGATCCAAACGCAAACCTGCTGCTGCGTAAAAGTCAGAACTTTCTGTGGTGCACAAGCCGAAACTCACGTGTCCAGTTAGAATAGAGTGGTATGGAGGGTCCAGTCTGCAGGCCCTGTTTGGAT is part of the Centropristis striata isolate RG_2023a ecotype Rhode Island chromosome 11, C.striata_1.0, whole genome shotgun sequence genome and encodes:
- the LOC131979900 gene encoding homeobox protein engrailed-2b-like, whose translation is MEENARRDPEQPEDSGDESNRAILPLLQPPGNQQSHTITNFYIDNILRPDFGRKRKNGTLVREGDSLGVIIRREELRGRKSSKTGNPQQGGAEGEKKEDTGASEEQHPDTEARSPDLRAGDEDPKASSAPASKPMLWPAWVYCTRYSDRPSAGPRSRKPKKAPTPSKEDKRPRTAFTAEQLQRLKTEFQNNRYLTEQRRQSLARELGLNESQIKIWFQNKRAKIKKATGNKNSLALHLMAQGLYNHSASGKDGKSDSD